Proteins encoded within one genomic window of Amorphoplanes friuliensis DSM 7358:
- a CDS encoding glycosyl hydrolase family 79 C-terminal domain-containing protein — protein MPLTSVAWLATAALALSPTPTAVTPDPVTITIDAAQSGGRLPADFVGLSFEMRELGIGNLDPAKGNTAALMRTLGPSNLRIAGNTLDRDTLWVPEGQQPPDPLPEWVQDVVTPADIRRLDGLLRKTGWKSEVGINLGRWDPALGADQAREMTEILGRRLVAIECGNEPDQWAGKALRPAGYAYADYHRDWLACADAVGHDRIAGPDTAGTSSDWAASLARDEHDRMAMLTVHQYSAGPDATIAGLMAPQTVTRQLNSVAKNLDAANAAGLPMRIDEANSAYSGGVDGVSNKYASALWGLDYSLSMAQAGLAGVNIHGGLGVCNEPIWNGKWQRYTPFCAADKADEAAQIYRAMPIYYGLWLARQVGPGRFLPVTVTTDRNITAYAVRGDDCKLRIAVLQKDDTSAAPVRVNVAVGGHDRRAKVLRLTGESLGAEPTFVQGATVDRSGRLHPGRPDPVRVSSGTVTLDLAAGSAAVVTLDR, from the coding sequence GTGCCTCTCACCTCCGTGGCCTGGCTGGCGACCGCCGCCCTGGCCCTGTCACCCACGCCCACCGCTGTAACCCCCGATCCGGTCACCATCACGATCGACGCCGCCCAGTCCGGCGGTCGTCTGCCCGCCGACTTCGTCGGCCTGTCCTTCGAGATGCGCGAGCTGGGCATCGGCAACCTCGACCCCGCGAAGGGCAACACGGCGGCGCTGATGCGCACGCTGGGCCCGAGCAACCTGCGCATCGCCGGCAACACCCTCGACCGCGACACCCTCTGGGTGCCCGAGGGTCAGCAACCACCGGACCCGCTGCCCGAGTGGGTTCAGGACGTCGTCACCCCGGCCGACATCCGCCGGCTCGACGGACTGCTCAGGAAGACCGGCTGGAAGAGCGAGGTCGGCATCAACCTGGGCCGCTGGGATCCCGCGCTCGGCGCCGACCAGGCCCGGGAGATGACCGAGATCCTCGGCCGGCGCCTGGTCGCGATCGAGTGTGGCAACGAGCCGGACCAGTGGGCGGGCAAGGCCCTGCGGCCCGCCGGGTACGCCTACGCCGACTACCACCGCGACTGGCTGGCCTGCGCCGACGCGGTCGGCCACGACCGGATCGCCGGGCCCGACACGGCCGGCACCTCGTCGGACTGGGCGGCCTCGCTGGCCCGCGACGAGCACGACCGGATGGCGATGCTGACCGTGCACCAGTACAGCGCCGGTCCGGACGCCACGATCGCCGGCCTGATGGCGCCGCAGACGGTCACCCGGCAGCTCAACTCGGTGGCCAAGAACCTCGACGCCGCCAACGCCGCCGGCCTGCCGATGCGCATCGACGAGGCCAACTCGGCCTACAGCGGTGGCGTCGACGGCGTCAGCAACAAGTACGCCTCCGCGCTCTGGGGGCTCGACTACAGCCTGTCGATGGCGCAGGCCGGGCTGGCCGGGGTCAACATCCACGGTGGTCTCGGCGTCTGCAACGAGCCGATCTGGAACGGCAAGTGGCAGCGGTACACGCCGTTCTGCGCGGCGGACAAGGCTGACGAGGCGGCGCAGATCTACCGCGCCATGCCGATCTACTACGGACTCTGGCTGGCCCGGCAGGTCGGTCCCGGCCGGTTCCTGCCCGTCACGGTCACCACCGATCGCAACATCACCGCGTACGCGGTCAGGGGTGACGACTGCAAGCTGCGCATCGCCGTGCTGCAGAAGGACGACACGTCCGCGGCGCCCGTGCGGGTGAACGTGGCCGTCGGCGGGCACGACCGGCGCGCGAAGGTGCTGCGGTTGACCGGCGAGAGCCTGGGTGCCGAGCCGACCTTCGTGCAGGGTGCGACCGTCGACCGGTCCGGGCGCCTGCATCCGGGACGGCCCGATCCGGTACGCGTCAGCAGCGGCACCGTCACGCTGGACCTCGCCGCGGGTAGCGCCGCCGTCGTCACCCTCGACCGATGA
- a CDS encoding BNR-4 repeat-containing protein has protein sequence MVVLMAVTATPAQAIGKAEAQVMTAATAVAARSDRRPVAGGVHDTVARQTFISWAGQFEDNYVQAYDHRAKTWSTPVRVASGDNDSHNYPTMIQADDGHLLVFRGLHNRELWVARSPQPHSIEGTWTDVNIAEGLGATYPMPFRTADGTIFVFFRETAGDFDPAFPTDTRPMKYVRSTDNGATWQSSTTLTGDRWAIAPLNRPDNMNEIYIGQLRYEPATLLHRERVGIVYTLAGGGPEGHLHDRYHRNIYYTAFDPGTLTFRSASGRSLGTTIDDADQETHLKVAETPLQTVNPRSPDYINLVGTTLGVAPFVVWMQLDAAGVLHTYTGVWSRLRGWQNREVTTGVRVRDMEASGPASWTVYGTPANGAPGISTHRLTAGMTWHDESVIATPKAVQRIEVIGDYRDPARLLATGASSAREVAVADGDIYVAGYSR, from the coding sequence GTGGTGGTTCTGATGGCGGTGACCGCGACGCCGGCGCAGGCGATCGGGAAGGCGGAGGCCCAGGTGATGACAGCCGCGACGGCGGTCGCCGCCCGCAGCGACCGGCGGCCCGTGGCCGGCGGCGTCCACGACACGGTGGCCCGCCAGACGTTCATCTCGTGGGCGGGTCAGTTCGAGGACAACTACGTCCAGGCCTACGACCACCGTGCCAAGACCTGGAGCACTCCGGTACGCGTGGCCAGCGGCGACAACGACTCGCACAACTACCCGACGATGATCCAGGCCGACGACGGGCACCTGCTCGTCTTCCGCGGACTGCACAACCGCGAGCTGTGGGTGGCCCGCTCGCCGCAACCGCACTCGATCGAGGGCACCTGGACGGACGTCAACATCGCCGAAGGCCTCGGCGCGACGTACCCGATGCCGTTCCGCACGGCCGACGGCACGATCTTCGTGTTCTTCCGCGAGACCGCCGGCGACTTCGATCCGGCGTTCCCGACCGACACCCGGCCGATGAAGTACGTGCGCTCGACCGACAACGGCGCCACCTGGCAGAGCTCGACCACGCTGACCGGGGACCGCTGGGCGATCGCGCCGCTGAACCGCCCCGACAACATGAACGAGATCTACATCGGTCAGCTGCGCTACGAGCCGGCCACGCTGCTGCACCGCGAACGGGTCGGCATCGTCTACACGCTGGCCGGTGGGGGACCCGAGGGTCACCTGCACGACCGGTACCACCGCAACATCTACTACACGGCGTTCGACCCGGGCACGCTGACGTTCCGCTCGGCGTCGGGCCGCTCGCTGGGCACCACGATCGACGACGCCGACCAGGAAACACACCTCAAGGTGGCCGAGACGCCGCTGCAGACGGTGAACCCGCGCTCGCCCGACTACATCAACCTCGTCGGTACGACCCTGGGTGTCGCGCCGTTCGTGGTGTGGATGCAACTGGACGCGGCAGGGGTGCTGCACACGTACACGGGAGTGTGGTCCCGGTTGCGGGGCTGGCAGAACCGTGAGGTGACCACCGGGGTCCGCGTGCGCGACATGGAGGCGTCGGGACCGGCGAGCTGGACGGTCTACGGCACGCCCGCCAACGGCGCGCCGGGCATCTCGACCCACCGCCTGACCGCCGGGATGACCTGGCATGACGAGTCGGTGATCGCGACGCCCAAGGCGGTCCAGCGCATCGAGGTGATCGGCGACTACCGGGACCCGGCGCGCCTGCTGGCCACCGGGGCGAGCAGCGCCCGCGAGGTCGCCGTGGCCGACGGCGACATCTACGTGGCCGGCTATTCACGTTGA
- a CDS encoding GNAT family N-acetyltransferase, translated as MFVLGDLVTLRAMEPSDADALWRWNHDPEVMRWMDDGYAQSLAQVRQFLQERERNEYTDVLFGIETTADARLIGLIRLHGAEPETGNAELDIYLGEKDSWGRGYATDAVRTACRYGFDKMRLHKVTLTVVAGNDAAQHVYKKVGFVEEGRLREVFRRDGRWHDKLTMGLLEGELT; from the coding sequence GTGTTCGTCCTGGGAGACCTCGTGACCCTGCGGGCCATGGAACCGTCCGACGCCGACGCGCTCTGGCGGTGGAACCACGACCCCGAGGTCATGCGCTGGATGGACGACGGTTACGCGCAGTCGCTGGCCCAGGTGCGGCAGTTCCTGCAGGAACGTGAGCGCAACGAGTACACCGATGTGCTCTTCGGCATCGAGACCACCGCGGACGCCCGGCTCATCGGCCTGATCCGCCTGCACGGCGCCGAACCCGAGACCGGCAACGCCGAACTCGACATCTACCTCGGCGAGAAGGACTCCTGGGGCCGGGGTTACGCCACCGACGCCGTCCGCACCGCCTGCCGCTACGGCTTCGACAAGATGCGCCTGCACAAGGTCACCCTGACCGTCGTGGCCGGCAACGACGCGGCCCAACACGTCTACAAGAAGGTGGGCTTCGTCGAGGAGGGCCGCCTGCGCGAGGTCTTCCGCCGCGACGGCCGCTGGCACGACAAACTCACCATGGGCCTGCTCGAGGGCGAACTGACCTGA